One genomic region from bacterium encodes:
- the tmk gene encoding dTMP kinase, translating into MNAQKNQRKMIKMNRVSMFITFEGTEGSGKTTQSELLTKALREKGFEVLHTYEPGGTKISDKIRQILLDPENSNMSPLTELFLYLSARAQHIEEVIKPALAAGKIVICDRFIDATMAYQGYGRGLNKDLIQKLNAVVTQELKPDLTFVLDVDPQEGLEMAKTLSTAGLGDRIEQEALDFHQRVRQGYLEISKQESARVKIINRQKSVEEIHQIILNLCSGI; encoded by the coding sequence GTGAACGCCCAAAAAAATCAGAGGAAAATGATAAAAATGAATCGTGTCAGTATGTTCATTACCTTTGAAGGCACTGAGGGTAGTGGGAAGACTACCCAGTCAGAATTACTTACAAAGGCATTGCGAGAAAAAGGGTTTGAAGTCCTTCATACCTATGAGCCCGGTGGAACTAAGATTAGTGATAAGATAAGGCAGATATTGTTAGACCCGGAGAATTCCAATATGTCGCCTTTAACTGAGTTATTTCTATATTTATCTGCCAGAGCTCAACATATCGAGGAGGTAATAAAACCAGCATTAGCGGCAGGTAAAATAGTTATCTGTGACCGCTTTATTGACGCTACGATGGCCTATCAGGGTTATGGTCGAGGGCTAAATAAAGATTTGATACAAAAACTTAACGCTGTGGTTACCCAGGAGCTTAAGCCAGATTTAACCTTTGTTCTGGATGTTGACCCGCAAGAAGGATTGGAAATGGCTAAAACTTTATCTACGGCAGGTCTGGGAGATAGAATTGAACAGGAGGCACTTGATTTCCATCAACGAGTCCGACAGGGTTACCTTGAAATCAGCAAACAAGAATCGGCAAGGGTGAAAATAATCAACCGACAAAAAAGTGTTGAAGAAATACATCAAATTATTTTGAATTTATGCTCAGGAATTG